The Oscillatoria sp. FACHB-1407 genome includes a window with the following:
- a CDS encoding pentapeptide repeat-containing protein, giving the protein MKVDPFREQTPVWSYANHEPSCDRIQFQFKFVDGRSLRGALLVRADLSQIDLRGADLSYADLSGADLSRSDLSHANLTGAYLREANLTQANLTGANLSNADLSDANLFRACLHKANLQGAYLSRTNLERAELTNAQFNQAFLWKCNLSDTDLTDIVLENATLRQVNLKNAKFHDSLRMVVESLSDRLENETNV; this is encoded by the coding sequence ATGAAAGTTGATCCATTTCGTGAACAAACGCCCGTTTGGTCGTACGCCAATCACGAGCCATCGTGCGATCGCATCCAGTTCCAATTCAAGTTTGTGGATGGGCGATCGCTGAGAGGTGCGCTTCTGGTTCGTGCCGATTTGAGCCAGATCGATTTGCGTGGAGCAGATTTGTCATATGCAGATTTGAGTGGCGCAGATCTGAGTAGAAGCGACCTCAGCCACGCCAATTTAACCGGAGCGTACCTGCGAGAAGCAAACCTGACTCAAGCAAACCTGACTGGGGCAAATCTGAGCAATGCAGATTTATCAGATGCTAATTTATTCAGAGCTTGTTTACACAAAGCAAACTTGCAAGGAGCCTATCTAAGCCGGACAAATTTAGAACGAGCAGAACTAACGAATGCCCAATTCAACCAGGCATTTCTTTGGAAATGTAATTTGAGTGATACAGATCTGACGGATATCGTGCTAGAAAACGCGACCCTAAGACAGGTTAATTTGAAGAACGCAAAATTTCACGACTCACTCAGGATGGTTGTAGAGTCTTTAAGCGATCGCCTTGAGAATGAAACCAATGTTTAG
- a CDS encoding NirD/YgiW/YdeI family stress tolerance protein, translating to MKLGFATTLALASALIVPATAIAQTTIGDLQRQNSVTISGEVVRVQGDDFILNDGTGQILVEAESRSIRQVNLRAGDRITVAGQYTDDNAFEALSLTPGSGEAIGEAIYVFDD from the coding sequence ATGAAGCTTGGATTCGCAACCACACTGGCTTTAGCATCTGCATTGATCGTACCAGCAACAGCGATCGCGCAGACGACTATTGGCGATTTACAGCGGCAAAACAGTGTCACGATTTCAGGAGAAGTAGTGCGTGTACAGGGGGATGACTTTATCCTCAATGATGGAACAGGTCAGATTTTAGTTGAAGCCGAATCACGTTCGATCCGTCAGGTAAACCTGCGAGCAGGCGATCGTATTACGGTTGCAGGTCAATACACTGACGACAATGCATTTGAAGCTCTGAGTCTCACGCCTGGCAGTGGAGAAGCCATCGGAGAAGCCATCTACGTCTTCGACGATTAA